DNA sequence from the Salvelinus alpinus chromosome 7, SLU_Salpinus.1, whole genome shotgun sequence genome:
GAATGGCTGGGTGGAAATATCACCATATTGCTTCCACCTATCCAATCCTGTCAGATCTACTAGTGAATAGATTCAGGAAATTCATTGCCTTTGCTTGTGTGCTACTATTTGTATTTTATAAAAGCTTTGCTATGTCTCCTTCAGTACCGTGAGGAGCGCTTCAGGCAGACCAGCGAGAGCACCAACCAGAGGGTTCTGTGGTGGTCCATCGTTCAGACATTGATCCTTGTGGCCATTGGCTTCTGGCAGATGAGACACCTCAAAAGTTTCTTTGAGGCCAAGAAATTAGTGTAAACCTGCACTCTCATATTGTTCTTTCTGAGTCCGGGTTGGGGATCAAATCAGTAAATTCAGGAAGTTAACTTAAACACTATTCTTGAATTGAAAATTCCCCCATTTTGTTTTCTGAGGCATTTTTCATTAATCAATTCAATTTGAATGAACTTCCTGAATTGATGTGTATTGAATACAACCCTGGTCTGAATGCAGTAGTTAAACATCAGTGAGAATGTGTGTTTACTCCCAGAAATATGTGTACAGACGGGTGAGGTTACCGTTCTATCAGTGAAAACCCAGTAAGTTTTTATTTTGAGAGGGCTCTGCTTTTGGATTTTTAAGACCCTTTTGTGACTTTGATATTCCCCATCTCTGTTTCTGTAAGAACACTGTTTGCAATTGGTTGTATTTATGATCCTCTACTGTATGCTATATGTTTTACATTTGGCTGGGGGAAAATGATATTGTACTATCGATATCAAACATGGTTTTGTACTATTGATAATATCAAACATTGTTAAAACCACTTCTGTATTTTTTTCACCTCATAAACCCCCTCCCCCCGACATCCCAGAAGATATTTCTGTAGCACTGTTTGTGACTAGAATGCCTGTCAGTCATATAACAGGCCGCATCTCTTCTCTCAGCATAACAGGTTTGTTTTCAAACTGATTAGACATTGTTCTCACTCTACATGCATTGTAATGGGTTTTTTGTtactggcagagagagagcacCTATTTTGGTTTAGAGCCATACAACAGAAATGGTGACTTGATTTATGAAACTTATTTTTGGTCATGTGTGCATACTAatctttacatttttatttagctTCAAATGAATGTACGTTTCAACCCCTGATGTATTTAGTTGTTGGCCGTGGTCTGTGTGTTTAGAAACAGAAAGACATCCAGAATATGCAGATTTTTTAAATTGAAGATCTTGAAAATTGGGAACCTTCTCCTTGTCTTGTTAACCAGTATCCGTTTTCGCAAAGCACCTCGGAGTAGATGTGCTGATCTGGTATCTGCTACCCCTTGTTATTCATTTTGATTTAAAAGgagaaactgatcctagatcatcacttgtactctgagacgctttctgAATATGGGCTCTGTTCGTGTTTTATTTATAAAGCTGGAAAGTGAGATAAGAAACATGACATTTTGGTTTAAAGGTTGGTGCTAGAGTGTCTGATGTTAATATGGTAGTTTCATGGAAAACTTTGACATACCAGCTATGCATTTGCTGAAGTACGAAAGCAGTTCACACAGTTTTTCCCTAACTTGCTGAATAAACTGCCAAAGATGTTCCCTTATCACAATCTACTGGCTTGATGGTGGTCAAGTGAACATTGGTTGTTTTTTAATCTGTACTGCATATCTAAGTGAACCTAGAGGGTCTGGTTTGTCCATTTCTTTTCTGCAAATACTCAGGTAGAGTTTTGAAGACACTGATTTAATTCAATTTGATTAAGTAAAGAATTGTTGTCCAGGTTAACAGGTTTGCTCCAGTTCTCATGTACAAGGAGTTGATTTGTGTGTAAACATCCATTGTACACTTGAAAAGTACTTAGCCAGAAAGCAGTCCTTGCTTCTTGTCACTCACAAAACAATTTGAACTACACTGGATCGTATTTTTGTTCAATtaatctgttttttgtttttccttAATAATTACCCAAACTGTTCCGTATtgggaaaaaaatgttttttgggggcatTTATATGGTTAGATACAGTATCAGAGATTTCGAGTATGATTTGAATCAATTGGTACTGGTTTGTTTTGGAAGGTGGGGGTTTTAATTTTAGATTGTGAAAATGTGTATAAATTGCACAAAAAAATAAAGTTGTCACAAATGGCTAGCCATCTTGAATGACTGTTTTCCACCGACACTTTGCCCAACAACAATATTAGATCAGACGTGGGTCCATCCATAGGGAATGTGTTCTATATTTCCTTAAATGCATAGGAACGTTCAGTCTTTATAACGTGTTTCCCCCGGAGCAATATCGTAGGCGGACCTTTAAAATTCAGGTGTTGATATTTTCTTGAGTAGAAGCTCTTTAGCGAATTATTTCAATGTAACTTTCGTATGGTAGTGTGTGAAACACAGTTAATTATTGAAACAAATTATATTTGTATAGTTTGTTGCTAGACTTTTTTGTTTCCCTAAATCCACGTGTCTCACCACAGAACAATCTTTGGTCTCATTGTGCAGTAGGACATGGATAGGAACAACATTTCCTTGCTCTGCTATGTTGCAACGTGTACACCCGGGGCGTCgtcattacgccgattctgttgcaaaacgtttcttaaacagaatGAAACGAGGCGGGACCAACcttaatttgtccaatagaaactctcgttttagTTGCTAAACGTTCTGCAACTGTttagactaatgattacacccctgcTAGCAGTGAGCAGCAATGTCGCTCTGTTATTAGCCAGCGTCAAGCCAAAGCTTTGCCAATGTAATAAGAACATTGGCACGGCATTTCACGTTCAGTAACCAAAGGCTTAATGTGATATTTCGAGGAAGAATATGACAAGAACATCAGTTGGACATCAAAATAATCTGACTGCAAAAGGAGAGAGCCAGGAATAATGGAGAAGTTCGGTTGTAGAATCACGACGACATTCTCTGTTTCATGAGGAGCTACTGTCAAAATCGGGGGAATAGCATAACTGGATTTTTCTGTGAAATCTTGAAGCTGTTGTCATTTGCAACCTCAAAAATGATGTATTCATCAAGAAGGAAACCAGTCCTCTATTTCAAAGAAGACAAAAGGTAAAACATAACGGTAGCCCTGATGTTCACAATGATCATGTCCTATGATTAGTCTAGATGAGTGAACCAACATTAGCAAGCTAGTAAATGTTTACTTTTTATCTACTAGCTAGGCCTATGTGAATCATACCAATACactactaatgttactgtaggtACACTAAAGCCTAAATCTCTGGCTATTACATTGGGACAATAGCCTATTTCTTTAAAAACGTTTAAGAATGCAGCTGGTGTAAATGGATTGCAGTCAGATGTTTAAGATGGTTGAAATATTTCTTAGTATTGTTCAACCGAGTAGTTGATGACAATAGAAGAAGAGAGTAATCAGTGAGTAGTTGACTACAATAGAAGAAGAGAGTAATCAGTGAGTAGTTGACTACAATAGAAGAAGAGAGTAATCAGTGAGTAGTTGATGACAATAGAAGAGAGTAATCAGTGAGTAGTTGACTACAATAGAAGAAGAGAGTAATCAGTGAGTAGTTGACTACAATAGAAGAAGAGAGTAATCAGTGAGTAGTTGATGACAATAGAAGAGAGTAATCAGTGAGTAGTTGACTACAATAGAAGAAGAGAGTAATCAGTGAGTAGTTGACTACAATAGAAGAAGAGAGTAATCAGTGAGTAGTTGATGACAATAGAAGAAGAGTAATCAGTGAGTAGTTGATGACAATAGAAGAAGAGAGTAATCAGTGAGTAGTTGACGACAATAGAAGAAGAGAGTAATCAGTGAGTAGTTGACTACAATAGAAGAAGAGAGTAATCAGTGAGTAGTTGACTACAATAGAAGAAGAGAGTAATCAGTGAGTAGTTGATGACAATAGAAGAAGAGTAATCAGTGAGTAGTTGATGACAATAGAAGAAGAGAGTAATCAGTGAGTAGTTGACGACAATAGAAGAAGAGAGTAATCAGTGAGTAGTTGACTACAATAGAAGAAGGGAGTAATCAGTGAGTAGTTGATGACAATAGAAGAAGAGTAATCAGTGAGTAGTTGATGACAATAGAAGAAGAGAGTAATCAGTGAGTAGTTGACTACAATAGAAGAGAGTAATCAGTGAGTAGTTGATGACAATAGAAGAAGAGAGTAATCAGTGAGTAGTTGACTACAATAGAAGGAGAGTAATCAGTGAGTAGTTGACTACAATAGAAGAAGAGAGTAATCAGTGAGTAATTGATGACAATAGAAGAAGAGAGTAATCCGTGAGTAGTTGACGACAATAGAAGAAGAGTAATCAGTGAGTAGTTGACTACAATAGAAGAGAGTAATCAGTGAGTAGTTGATGACAATAGAAGAAGAGAGTAATCAGTGAGTAGTTGATGACAATAGAAGAAGAGAGTAATCAGTGAGTAGTTGACGACAATAGAAGAAGAGAGTAATCCGTGAGTAGTTGACTACAATAGAAGAAGAGAGTAATCAGTGAGTAGTTGACGACAATAGAAGAAGAGAGTAATCAGTGAGTAGTTGATGACAATAGAAGAAGAGAGTAATCAGTGAGTAGTTGACGACAATAGAAGAAGAGAGTAATCCGTGAGTAGTTGACTACAATAGAAGAAGAGAGTAATCAGTGAGTAGTTGATGACAATAGAAGAAGAGAGTAATCAGTGAGTAGTTGACTACAATAGAAGTGTGTTGCTCTCAGATTTTGTTCTGTGAAATAATGTTGGTGGATAGATTTTTTTGTTTGATTTCTGGTAAAATTGTGTGATAGTATTATAAACCAGCCATTCCTTACAATCTAGACGAATCTAGACGTAGCCATTGCATACAGTGTGTATGGGTTTGGTTGTGCAAGCGTTTAGTGTACAATACTTATGCCTAGCTGAGTTAATGCTACTAAACCTCTCACTTGGTCAGTTTGTGGTTCAGGTGTGTAACATAACACTGATTGACTGCACTACATTGCTGAATGAGACTGGCTGTTCTACTTTCAGATTCTGGTCTGGGAAATGCACAGTCTACAAACTATTTTGTCTGTGTATGGTGCTGGTGCTGGTCTCCCTCCTATGGCTCCAACTCAGCTGTACAGGAGACATGAGCCGGGTTGTAGTGGATGACGGACGCATCCCCCATCAGCCTTGTCCCCTGGAGAGACAGGCATCCGCTGCGGACGACCCTTCCTGGGGTCCTCACAAGCTGGCTCTTCTGATACCTTTCAGGGAGAGGTTTGAGGAGCTGCTGGTGTTTGTCCCCTTCATGCACACCTTCTTGAACAACAAGAAGATACTGCATAAGATCTTCGTAATTAACCAGATGGATCACTATCGGTAAGTGATGGAAGACGTTATGTTGCCTTGTTAGTCattaggcctacaacagaagtgCTGTTATTGTCTAATCTGAAGGCCACaatatattctgttctattctattttaGTCCAGTGGTTGTTGATGAATTCTGATTGGCACAGGGGAACTATAGTCTGGATGTGTGCCTCGTTGATTTGCACCTTACCAATGAAATATTGACTCCTCCTGGCAGTAAATAATGTGTTCCACCCTTATCTCACCACAGGTTCAACAGAGCCTCTCTCATTAACGTTGGTTACACGGAGAGTGGTAACGACACTGATTACATCGCCATGCATGATGTGGACTTGTTACCTCTGAATGAAGCTCTGGACTATGGTTTCCCAGAGGAGGGCCCTTTCCACGTGGCCTCACCAGAGCTGCACCCCCTGTATCACTACAAGACATACGTGGGAGGAATCCTGCTGCTCACCAAACAGCATTATCACATGGTAGGGTAGCCTATTGTTAAGATAATCATTCATTATCAATAATAATAGACAGCACTTCAGAGCTCCAGTACATTAAATTCATTATTTACACATtctaatcaaattttattaaTCACATCCAccaaatacaactggtgtagactttacagtgaaaagcttgcttacaagcccctcccaacaatgcagagtttaaaaataaaatagtaacacatGAGGAATgatataaaatacacaagaatagagctatatacaggaagtacctgtaccagatcaatgtggagctatatacaggaagtaccagatcaatgtggagctatatacaggaagtaccagtaccagatcaatgtggagggtatttgaggtagatatgtacatgaaggcagggtaaagtgactaggcatcaggatagataataataaggtatttgaggtagatatgtacatgaaggcagggtaaagtgacaaggcatcaggatggataataataaggtattttaggttgatatgtacatgaaggcagggtaaagtgacaaggcatcaggatagataataataaggtatttgaggtagatatgtacatgaaggcagggtaaagtgacaaggcatcaggatagataataataaggtatttgaggtagatatgtacatgaaggcagggtaaagtgactagacatcaggatagataataataaggtatttgaggttgatatgtacatgaaggcagggtaaagtgactaggcatcaggatagataataataaggtatttgaggtagatatgtacatgaaggcagggtaaagtgactaggcatcaggatagataataataaggtatttgaggtagatatgtacatgaaggcagggtaaagtgactagacatcaggatagataataataaggtatttgaggttgatatgtacatgaaggcagggtaaagtgactaggcatcaggatagataataataattgTACGATTGTGCCGGGTGGTGGTGTGCTGTTTTTAGCCGTGTCATGTTCTGTGTTCCTGAAGTGCAACGGCATGTCCAACCGGTtctggggatgggggagagaagaCGATGAATTCTACAGGAGACTAAGAAGTGCTGGATTACAGGTAAACCAGAACTGTCCTTTACATGtcacaaagagacagagatagctGGCTAATCCCTTAAATTACTCCAAAAGAATGACAAGCCAATGACTGATAAGCATCAGTATCTGACACATCTACCTCCTTATTACATCTACCTCCATATTACATCTACCTCTATATTACATCTACCTACATATTAGGAAAACTCCAGAGTACGTCTGCAGTAAAAGAAACAGCTGCCGCCACGTCTCTAAATACTATGAATAATATAATCAATCTGTCATGTTCTGTTTGCCAGCTCTTCAGGCCCAGTGGGATAAAAACAGGGTATAAAACCTTTCGCCACATCCATGACCCTGCCTGGAGGAAGAGAGACCAGAAGAGAGTGGCTGCACAGAAACAGGTAGAGATGCATTCACTGGACACCTACTACCGTGATGTATTGCTATGTGTTGCATTCTCAGATAGACAGATACTGGATTTATCTCTTTGGTTGTATTTCCAATCACACTACTGACATGATGGTTTTCTCTCCTCGTTTTTGGAAGGAACAATTCAAGGTTGACCCTGAGGGCGGGCTGACTAACTTGCAGTACAAGGTGGAGTCGAGACAGGAGCTGACTATTAGTGGAGCCCCTGTCACTGTCCTCAACACCAAACTGGAGTGTGACACAGACAAGACTCCCTGGTGTCTGCTGAACTAAGATGGCCCCCGTGATAGACCTATGCTGCCTCTCATCTGGGTTATGTTCATTGTCCACCAAACGGAATAAAACAGActaaaacagggagggactacctgagcTTCTGGAATGAGAAACACTTGTTtttgtgtgccctaatgaatatgaccctggtgCTACAGAGGGGGGATGTTTCCCCTACCCGATGTGTCTGGAAGacatgataaaaaataaaatgtagattattattttaaaaatgtatcaaaCAACCGCATCAGAAGACATGGGTGCCATCTTCTGGACGACCCAGAGAAGAGGCTTTGGCCTTTGACCTCAGCAACGCCTTCCCTCATTGGAGAGATGGAATGTATTTATATTGAACTAGCTATATGATGTCATCCTTTAGAACTGTATGTCtaactttcattcagaactgTGAGTGATTGGATCTGTGAGTGACTGGATCTGTGAGTGACTGGATCTGTGAGTGACTGGATCTGTGAGTGACTGGATCCGTGAGTGACTGGATCTGTGAGTGACTGGATCCGTGAGTGACTGGATCTCATGCAGGCCTAACTTCAGGGGCTTTGAACTACAGACACTTTGCCAATATTGACGATACATGAAAGGAAAGGTgtactggggcctgttgcacaaaagtagaattaagacatccgggataaatgactcagctgagctcaatgaagccaaaacatgtgcgtccaggcttaattggttgcacaaagaccaagccaggatgagcagacacggattcattaagccaggtgaaaccaatcctggataggtgcgcgctcacggctcactcaaatagaccccgccacagatcacagattaactgatttaccatggcaactagagccgcgtacttttccccgtcggaagcacaaatcctcatggaggcatacgaggaggtaaaagatataattaagaagaaaggcaacaccgccacagtgataaagcaaagagagaaagcgtggcaaagtattgcagaccgcctgaatgcgtaagtagtgcacaattacacactcaccgctccgctgaaacatcacaataacaattcaaatatttaattcacatctccaaaaatgcagttgtactgtaattatgaaacggttacatttttaattgaaatgcactgcagatatgagtgaaattgtgtaaagtaactccatcacactgtataaagctatgataaattttttgatatttttactgaaaacaagacaaaaataccaagtaattttttgcagtgtgactccattaaatgtgtgtgtgtgtgtgtgtgtgtgtagattaaacatgaacgggccaaaacggacatggcagcaggtcaaaatcaaatacaagaacattctgcagaatggtatggtccctgactaatatttaacaaagcacaagcatatattgtacccagaaggtgcctgctcacacattgtctgtactgttttagcagtgaaaaagaatacccacagacaaggcacgggtggtgggtcaccaaaggctgaccttaccccagcagaggacatggccttggagctaaataaaggcaggcccgtcttagaggggatccctggggggaaagagacgagcataggttcctcccaagatgccacccgcttcattcaaggtatgtccttccatctctacatgggatacaaccacattcatattgaatcaatttggactgtctgactttggtttacctattgccttgcagtgtctggcagcactgtgttcctgttagagccaccagcacaagcaccagacgatgctgatccagtgagtactccatcaaaggcatactgtaggcctggcatgtcttgtctactagcttcaatatgaatccgattaaatgtgatagggtgaaggccccagtgcagcagcaacagcacatgatggagacgatgatgaggaggagaccatctctctggattccagaaggcatgaggtatcatgttaagactgtgaaagtactatttactctacaatggtgaggagtcctcatcaaaatcaaaaaatctaatttcttttacaggacccagatgctatacagtgggaaaaccagcctggcaacatagtgcgtattaataaaaggacaccacatcctgccaaattccagctgcgctaattgtattgtgttcacagagctcacaagctatcagaaagttgtatggcaaccacctccggcgccaaatagaactggcagacatagacattcagtacaagaagaaaaagatggaaaatcttgcactggagtccgaaataaaaaagaggacaattaggaaactggaccttgaaataaaaaaacttgagagggaggtgagatatgccttcaatgtacactgtatgctaactgtaacacaaatgtattaatcattatttttctttcctcccccagctccaagaagatgacacagctcaaaataaaaattaggtatattctcgtaaagtcaagtgagccatgacatatgagctcttattgtgagcacacaggacggtggcatctttctaaggttttttttattttcccagcaatcagtacaaccaagtcatcgttataaggcatcgccctcttttgcccacccccccagcaccaggtgtggccactagcctatatgaaggcccaaaattgtgtgttcctttctgctctgacaatggcatgcccattcgtgcgagatgtggtggatgaagaagcacttgtgctgaggagagccttcaggcgagaaagggtcttcagggaccggttggacccactggccttccctgatgaccatctatatgaaagatacaggttttctgcagatggcatcaggtatctatgcagactactgggtcccaggattaagcaccgcactgcacggagccatgcactgagtgtggagcaaatggtttgtgtggccttgcgcttttttgctagtggagccttcctgtactcagtgggggatgcagaacagctgaacaaggccacaatttgccgcacaataaggagtgtgtgtctggctatcaaagcattagcagatgtcttcatctccttccctggccacagaagactctgtgacatcaaagaggagttctataggattgcaggtaagaggatctacaaattacaggacaactgttaacacatagtaggatactcattactttgtgtgacaggtttccccaatgtcattggtgcagtggactgcacacacataaggataaaagccccctcaggtgcccatgaggccgattttgtgaataggaaatcctttcacagcattaatgttcaggtgaacataactttttgatattgtccattgacgaacactctgcattgccagtgatgtgcattgattggtgtaatattcctcatcttatgatttcagatggtctgcaatgctgactgtgtgatcagcaatgttgtggcaaaatggcctggctcagtccatgactccagaatctttcgggcctctgaaatctatcagtgcctatcacaaggtaagccacacaacccctatttataaccatcatggctgtgtcaagaatatcactgtgtttatcaaatcaaatcaaattttattagtcacatacacatggttagcagatgttaatgcgagtgtagcgaaatgcttgtgcttctagttccgacaatgcagtaataaccaacagtaatctaacctaacaattccacactactaccttacacacacacacaagtgtaagggataaagaatatgtacataaagatatatggatgagtggtggtacagaacggcatggcagatgcagtagatggtatagagtacggtatatacatatgagatgagtactgtagggtatgtaaacataaagtggcatagtttaaagtggctagtggtacatgtattgcataaagatggcaagatgcagtagatgatatagagtacagtatatatacatatgagatgggtaatgtagggtatgtaaacattgtattaagtggcattgcttaaagtggctagtggtacatttttacataatttccatcaattcccatttttaaagtggctggagttgagtcagtatgttggcagcggccgctaaatgttagtggtggctgtttaacagtctgatggccttgagatagaagctgtttttcagtctctcggtccctgctttgatgcacctgtactgacctcgccttctggatgatagcggggtgaacaggcagtggcttgggtggttgttgtccttgatgatctttatggccttcctgtgacatcgggtggtgtaggtgtcctggagggcaggtagtttgcccctggtgatgcgttctgcagacctcactaccctctggagagccttacggttgtgggcggagcagttgccgtaccaggcggtgatacagcccgacaggatgctctcgattgtgcatctgtagaagtttgtgagtgcttttggtgacaagccgaatttcttcagcctcctgaggttgaagaggcgctgctgcgccttcttcacaacgctgtctgtgtgggtggaccagttcagtttgtccgtgatgtgtacaccgaggaacttaaaactttccaccttctccactactgacccgtcgatgtggataggggggtgctccctctgctgtttcctgaagtccacaatcatct
Encoded proteins:
- the LOC139581734 gene encoding beta-1,4-galactosyltransferase 7-like isoform X2, coding for MRSYCQNRGNSITGFFCEILKLLSFATSKMMYSSRRKPVLYFKEDKRFWSGKCTVYKLFCLCMVLVLVSLLWLQLSCTGDMSRVVVDDGRIPHQPCPLERQASAADDPSWGPHKLALLIPFRERFEELLVFVPFMHTFLNNKKILHKIFVINQMDHYRFNRASLINVGYTESGNDTDYIAMHDVDLLPLNEALDYGFPEEGPFHVASPELHPLYHYKTYVGGILLLTKQHYHMCNGMSNRFWGWGREDDEFYRRLRSAGLQLFRPSGIKTGYKTFRHIHDPAWRKRDQKRVAAQKQEQFKVDPEGGLTNLQYKVESRQELTISGAPVTVLNTKLECDTDKTPWCLLN
- the LOC139581734 gene encoding beta-1,4-galactosyltransferase 7-like isoform X1, which gives rise to MRSYCQNRGNSITGFFCEILKLLSFATSKMMYSSRRKPVLYFKEDKRFWSGKCTVYKLFCLCMVLVLVSLLWLQLSCTGDMSRVVVDDGRIPHQPCPLERQASAADDPSWGPHKLALLIPFRERFEELLVFVPFMHTFLNNKKILHKIFVINQMDHYRFNRASLINVGYTESGNDTDYIAMHDVDLLPLNEALDYGFPEEGPFHVASPELHPLYHYKTYVGGILLLTKQHYHMCNGMSNRFWGWGREDDEFYRRLRSAGLQLFRPSGIKTGYKTFRHIHDPAWRKRDQKRVAAQKQKEQFKVDPEGGLTNLQYKVESRQELTISGAPVTVLNTKLECDTDKTPWCLLN
- the LOC139581735 gene encoding myb/SANT-like DNA-binding domain-containing protein 4 isoform X1 codes for the protein MATRAAYFSPSEAQILMEAYEEVKDIIKKKGNTATVIKQREKAWQSIADRLNALNMNGPKRTWQQVKIKYKNILQNAVKKNTHRQGTGGGSPKADLTPAEDMALELNKGRPVLEGIPGGKETSIGSSQDATRFIQVSGSTVFLLEPPAQAPDDADPGEGPSAAATAHDGDDDEEETISLDSRRHEDPDAIQWENQPGNISSQAIRKLYGNHLRRQIELADIDIQYKKKKMENLALESEIKKRTIRKLDLEIKKLEREVRYAFNVHCMLTVTQMY
- the LOC139581735 gene encoding myb/SANT-like DNA-binding domain-containing protein 4 isoform X2, producing MATRAAYFSPSEAQILMEAYEEVKDIIKKKGNTATVIKQREKAWQSIADRLNALNMNGPKRTWQQVKIKYKNILQNAVKKNTHRQGTGGGSPKADLTPAEDMALELNKGRPVLEGIPGGKETSIGSSQDATRFIQVSGSTVFLLEPPAQAPDDADPGEGPSAAATAHDGDDDEEETISLDSRRHEDPDAIQWENQPGNISSQAIRKLYGNHLRRQIELADIDIQYKKKKMENLALESEIKKRTIRKLDLEIKKLERELQEDDTAQNKN